Proteins co-encoded in one Sandaracinaceae bacterium genomic window:
- a CDS encoding pyruvate, phosphate dikinase, which yields MSALTYSFDHPAGEPLDALCLRFGAKAVGLIEMTRLGLPVPAGFAISVDAGRPLMDPDAAFPDVLRDAVHDGLSRIEAATGLRFGDPTQPLLVSVRSGASASMPGMLDSVLNVGLDRGTLPGLAQRGGRRFALDAYRRLLQMFGDVVLGVPRDVFEKLLAGAKTRLGRPAMLDSELDEAALDALTAAFEAQLTNAQPALFPCSPQRQLELAITSVYRSWNNPRARRYRALQNIPDELGTACVVQAMVFGNHGARSGAGVAFTRNPSTGERQLYGEFLAEAQGEDVVAGARTPSSLGVRSAVPGREERSLERTDPEAFARVEQLAAQLEAHFRDVQDIEFTVEDGRVYLLQTRSAKRTAEASVRIAVGLADEGKVTRDEALAMVDANAIATLLRTRLPSAEDLLARDIRPIATGLAASPGVAVGRIVFDPEAAERMAAEGQDVLLVRRDTTPEDIVAMKGARGILTAAGGLTSHAAVLSRALGKCCVAGASTLQVDYAAGTLTARPRRGSNDAPRTFSVGDTLTVDGSTGRVYAGALDVVAASTLPELDTLLAWADERRTMRVRANADTPRDVRAAAAFGAEGIGLCRTEHMFFADERLEALRCVVLASDERERERWVNRIESMQRGDFEEIFEAMAGHPVTIRLLDWPLHEFMPRDDASLAAVATALGVPLREARRRAGSRNEVNPMIGHRGVRVGLTIPAIYRAQIRAVVSAAVTVSLRGLPVAPELLIPLTAVGEEVRRVAEAVRAIAEEVFSELGARVAFKVGTMIELPRACLVAGEMARHVDFFSFGTNDLTQTAFGISRDDSTHFIPAYVDELAVLPQNPFRTLDIVGVGELITMAIDRGRAAHPALELGVCGAQGGESRSIQFFADHGVDYVSCALSRLVVARLAAAQAAGRLDPRTPPQPG from the coding sequence ATGTCTGCTCTGACCTACAGCTTCGATCACCCGGCCGGTGAGCCGCTCGACGCGCTCTGCCTGCGCTTCGGCGCCAAGGCCGTGGGGCTCATCGAGATGACCCGGTTGGGGCTGCCCGTTCCGGCGGGTTTTGCCATCAGCGTGGACGCGGGTCGTCCCCTGATGGACCCGGACGCCGCTTTCCCCGATGTGCTGCGCGACGCTGTGCACGACGGGCTCTCGCGCATCGAGGCCGCCACCGGGCTGCGCTTCGGCGACCCCACTCAGCCACTGCTGGTGTCCGTGCGCTCCGGTGCTTCGGCGTCCATGCCGGGCATGCTGGACAGCGTGCTCAACGTGGGGCTCGACCGCGGGACGCTCCCGGGCCTCGCGCAGCGGGGCGGGCGGCGCTTCGCCTTGGACGCGTACCGCCGCCTCCTGCAGATGTTCGGGGACGTGGTGTTGGGCGTCCCGCGCGACGTGTTCGAGAAGCTACTGGCGGGCGCGAAGACCCGCCTCGGTCGCCCGGCCATGCTGGACTCCGAGCTGGACGAAGCCGCTCTCGACGCGCTCACCGCCGCGTTCGAGGCCCAGCTCACCAACGCGCAGCCCGCGCTCTTTCCGTGCAGTCCGCAGCGCCAGCTCGAGCTGGCCATCACCTCCGTCTATCGCTCGTGGAACAACCCGCGCGCGCGGCGTTACCGGGCGCTGCAGAACATCCCCGACGAGCTCGGCACCGCCTGCGTGGTGCAGGCCATGGTGTTCGGCAATCACGGCGCGCGCAGCGGCGCCGGCGTGGCGTTCACGCGCAACCCCAGCACGGGTGAGCGGCAGCTCTACGGTGAGTTCCTAGCCGAGGCGCAGGGCGAAGACGTGGTGGCCGGCGCGCGCACCCCGTCGTCCCTGGGGGTGCGGTCCGCCGTTCCCGGCCGCGAGGAGCGCTCGCTCGAGCGCACGGATCCCGAGGCCTTCGCCCGCGTGGAGCAGCTCGCGGCACAGCTCGAAGCCCACTTCCGCGACGTCCAGGACATCGAGTTCACCGTGGAGGACGGGCGCGTCTACCTGCTCCAGACGCGCAGCGCCAAGCGCACCGCAGAGGCCAGCGTGCGCATCGCCGTGGGGCTCGCCGACGAGGGCAAGGTCACGCGCGACGAGGCGCTCGCGATGGTGGACGCCAACGCCATCGCCACGTTGCTGCGCACGCGGCTGCCTTCCGCCGAAGACCTCTTGGCGCGCGACATCCGGCCCATCGCCACTGGCCTCGCCGCCAGCCCCGGTGTGGCTGTGGGGCGCATCGTGTTCGACCCCGAGGCGGCCGAGCGCATGGCGGCCGAGGGGCAAGACGTGCTCTTGGTGCGGCGCGACACCACGCCGGAAGACATCGTCGCCATGAAGGGAGCGCGCGGCATCCTCACGGCAGCCGGTGGGCTCACGTCGCACGCAGCGGTGCTCTCGCGTGCGCTCGGGAAGTGTTGCGTGGCCGGCGCGAGCACGCTGCAGGTGGACTACGCCGCCGGCACGCTGACCGCTCGCCCGCGCCGCGGCTCGAACGACGCACCGCGCACCTTCAGCGTGGGCGACACGCTCACGGTGGACGGCAGCACGGGGCGCGTCTACGCGGGCGCACTCGATGTGGTGGCGGCCAGCACGCTCCCCGAGCTGGACACGCTGCTGGCCTGGGCCGACGAGCGCCGCACCATGCGCGTGCGCGCGAACGCCGACACCCCGCGTGACGTGCGCGCGGCCGCCGCCTTCGGAGCCGAGGGCATCGGCCTGTGCCGTACGGAGCACATGTTCTTCGCCGACGAGCGCCTCGAGGCGCTGCGCTGCGTGGTGCTGGCCAGCGACGAGCGTGAGCGCGAGCGCTGGGTGAACCGCATCGAGAGCATGCAGCGCGGCGACTTCGAAGAGATCTTCGAGGCGATGGCGGGGCACCCCGTCACCATCCGCCTGCTGGACTGGCCGTTGCACGAGTTCATGCCGCGGGACGATGCCTCGCTCGCAGCCGTGGCCACGGCGCTGGGGGTGCCGCTGCGCGAGGCACGCCGCCGCGCGGGCAGCCGCAACGAGGTCAACCCGATGATCGGCCACCGCGGCGTGCGGGTGGGGCTCACCATCCCGGCCATCTACCGTGCGCAGATCCGCGCGGTCGTCAGCGCGGCGGTGACGGTCTCGTTGCGTGGGCTGCCAGTCGCCCCCGAGCTGCTCATCCCGCTCACCGCCGTGGGTGAAGAGGTGCGGCGCGTCGCCGAGGCCGTGCGTGCCATCGCGGAGGAGGTGTTCTCCGAGCTGGGCGCGCGGGTGGCTTTCAAGGTCGGCACCATGATCGAGCTGCCACGCGCCTGCCTGGTCGCTGGCGAGATGGCACGCCACGTGGACTTCTTTTCGTTCGGCACCAACGACCTCACGCAGACGGCCTTCGGGATCTCCCGCGATGACTCCACGCACTTCATCCCGGCCTATGTGGATGAGCTCGCCGTGCTGCCCCAGAACCCTTTCCGGACGCTGGACATCGTGGGCGTGGGCGAGCTCATCACCATGGCCATCGATCGCGGTCGCGCGGCGCACCCGGCACTCGAGCTGGGGGTCTGTGGCGCACAGGGCGGGGAGAGCCGGTCCATCCAGTTCTTCGCGGACCACGGAGTGGACTACGTGTCCTGCGCCTTGTCCCGCCTGGTGGTGGCTCGTCTGGCAGCCGCCCAAGCCGCCGGGCGCCTCGACCCAAGGACGCCGCCGCAGCCGGGGTAG
- a CDS encoding protein kinase — protein sequence MTQEASTQADLRVIEGETKGNTDPLIGTTIDGRYFVERVLGEGGMGLVYLGKHIVLNKPLAIKVLRPDVSKDQEIITRFRQEAQSASSIGNQHIIDISDFGTLPDGSTYFIMEFLDGTDLSGAIEKAGQMPANRVVHIAKQLAQALGAAHENGIVHRDLKPDNVYLIKRGGDTDFVKVLDFGIAKVGGSNSKLTRAGQVFGTPHYMSPEQCSGSNVDHRTDIYAIGVMLYEMVTGDVPFDADNLMGILTKHLYEDPVPPTQRNPNLPREIEAVILKAMSKQTETRYQNMAEFFDDLVRVSEGLPALAMADGTGAYSTRRAAPTVGGITAAPTSAPSNKGIIVAVVGAVLLLAAGGAAFVAMNGQPEEPAVAVVTIPEPVATPPIPVPPTQAEAANTPPPVAEFLISISSEPVGAQVWRGNELIGTTPFQLPRPATERLDLQLRLDGYESKDFAVSPLTRAESISFSLDPERRSSSGGRRPGTTTGTTGTTTQAAEPPPAMTTAMRPTGSEVLDPWAN from the coding sequence ATGACCCAAGAAGCGAGCACCCAAGCGGATCTGCGCGTGATCGAAGGCGAAACCAAGGGAAACACCGACCCCCTCATCGGCACCACCATCGACGGACGCTACTTCGTGGAGCGCGTGCTCGGCGAAGGCGGCATGGGTCTGGTGTACCTCGGGAAGCACATCGTCCTGAACAAGCCCCTCGCGATCAAGGTCTTGCGACCGGACGTCTCGAAGGACCAGGAGATCATCACGCGCTTCCGCCAAGAGGCGCAGAGCGCGTCTTCCATCGGTAACCAGCACATCATCGACATCTCGGACTTCGGCACCCTGCCCGACGGCTCCACGTACTTCATCATGGAGTTCCTGGACGGCACGGACCTCTCCGGCGCCATCGAGAAGGCAGGCCAAATGCCTGCCAATCGCGTGGTGCACATCGCCAAGCAGCTGGCGCAGGCGCTCGGCGCCGCGCACGAGAACGGCATCGTCCACCGCGACCTGAAGCCGGACAACGTCTACCTGATCAAGCGCGGCGGCGACACGGACTTCGTGAAGGTGCTCGACTTCGGTATCGCCAAGGTGGGCGGCAGCAACAGCAAGCTCACGCGCGCCGGTCAGGTGTTCGGCACGCCGCATTACATGTCGCCCGAGCAGTGCTCCGGCAGCAACGTGGACCACCGTACGGACATCTACGCCATCGGCGTCATGCTCTACGAGATGGTCACGGGTGATGTCCCGTTCGACGCCGACAACTTGATGGGCATCCTGACGAAGCACCTCTACGAGGATCCCGTCCCGCCGACGCAGCGCAACCCCAACCTGCCGCGTGAGATCGAGGCCGTCATCCTCAAGGCGATGTCGAAGCAGACCGAGACCCGCTACCAGAACATGGCGGAGTTCTTCGACGACCTCGTGCGCGTGAGCGAGGGCCTCCCCGCGCTGGCCATGGCCGACGGCACGGGTGCGTACTCCACGCGGCGCGCTGCGCCCACCGTCGGTGGCATCACCGCGGCGCCCACGTCGGCTCCCAGCAACAAGGGCATCATCGTGGCCGTGGTGGGCGCCGTCCTGCTGCTCGCCGCCGGTGGCGCGGCGTTCGTGGCCATGAACGGCCAGCCCGAGGAGCCGGCGGTCGCCGTGGTGACGATCCCCGAGCCGGTCGCCACGCCGCCGATCCCCGTCCCGCCCACGCAGGCCGAGGCTGCCAACACACCTCCTCCGGTCGCGGAGTTCCTCATCTCCATCTCCTCCGAGCCCGTTGGCGCGCAAGTCTGGCGTGGCAACGAGCTCATCGGCACCACGCCCTTCCAGCTGCCGCGCCCCGCCACCGAACGCCTGGACCTCCAGCTGCGCCTCGATGGCTACGAGAGCAAGGATTTCGCGGTCTCGCCCCTCACCCGGGCCGAGAGCATCAGCTTCTCCCTGGACCCCGAGCGCCGCAGCAGCAGCGGTGGACGCCGCCCCGGAACCACCACGGGCACCACGGGGACCACGACCCAGGCCGCCGAGCCCCCGCCCGCCATGACCACCGCCATGCGCCCCACCGGCTCCGAGGTGCTGGACCCCTGGGCCAACTGA
- the mutS gene encoding DNA mismatch repair protein MutS codes for MAASKGHSPVILQFLRAKEQYPDALLFFRMGDFYELFFDDAVRAAELLGIVQTFRGKDPDGNPIPMAGVPHHAATGYLTRLLRLGQKVAICEQMADPSTVKGVVPREVVRVITPGLCLEPDALDDRADHYLVGLHPGRERVGLCAFDLSTGSLRACELPDVRAALAELARLDPREILLPLLEGALPDALREQLPATPLQLAAPLTASLLDEVLGATQAADTRAAFGREALAAIESVMAYAAASQPGTALSVQRVGLYDPSEQLILDEAAVRNLELVRTLGGERQGSLLHHLDATKTAMGARLLRRRLLAPLTDVARIRRRQDKVEALVGDPLLRGTLRAMLAQAGDLERLATRAAMGSATPRDLGQVRATLRAAHDIAELLGGAGGGLMDDPLRDAMPRALQPVLHGLLAADLVDDPPTSERGGGVIREGVDAELDELRGLSESGKDVVLELERKEREASGIGSLKIRFNKVFGYFFEITRSNLANVPPHFIRKQTIANGERFVTEELVVLEERILTADDRAKALEATHFARLCEAVRAAADGLRALALELAVLDVHAALAEVAHRYDYVRPTVDNSSGLSLLESRHPIVERLAAAGEFVPNDVQLDTDGQRLMILTGPNMAGKSTAMRQVALAVILAQAGGFVPAKSAHIGVVDRVFTRVGASDNLSRGQSTFMVEMNETAAILRGATARSLVILDEIGRGTSTYDGLSIAWAVAEHLHDAIGCRAIFATHYHELCELAETRPGAVNFNVAAREHGETVVFLHKLVPGSANRSYGIAVARLAGVPPIVLARAKALLQDLERGAALPSGAHARMRPVDEAGKAQLSLFVPASEAVRGPSEVERTLAELDVDRMTPVDALVALSRLRGLLARQE; via the coding sequence GTGGCCGCGAGCAAGGGTCACTCCCCCGTCATCCTGCAGTTCCTGCGGGCCAAAGAGCAGTACCCCGACGCGCTGCTGTTCTTCCGCATGGGGGACTTCTACGAGCTCTTCTTCGACGACGCCGTGCGCGCCGCCGAGCTGCTGGGCATCGTGCAGACGTTCCGCGGCAAGGACCCCGACGGCAACCCCATCCCCATGGCGGGCGTGCCGCACCACGCCGCCACGGGCTACCTCACGCGCCTCCTGCGTCTCGGACAGAAGGTGGCCATCTGCGAGCAGATGGCGGACCCGTCCACCGTGAAGGGCGTGGTGCCCCGTGAGGTGGTGCGCGTGATCACGCCCGGGCTGTGCCTCGAGCCGGACGCGCTGGACGACCGCGCGGACCACTATCTGGTTGGCCTGCATCCCGGGCGCGAGCGTGTGGGCTTGTGCGCGTTCGATCTCTCCACCGGTTCGCTGAGGGCCTGCGAGCTACCCGACGTGCGCGCAGCGCTGGCGGAGCTAGCTCGCTTGGACCCGCGCGAGATCCTGCTGCCTCTCCTCGAGGGGGCGCTGCCGGACGCGCTGCGCGAACAGCTCCCGGCCACCCCGCTGCAGCTCGCGGCGCCGCTGACGGCCTCGCTGCTGGACGAGGTGCTGGGTGCGACGCAGGCCGCGGACACGCGCGCCGCGTTCGGGCGCGAGGCGCTCGCAGCCATCGAGAGCGTCATGGCCTATGCCGCTGCCAGCCAGCCCGGCACGGCCCTCTCGGTGCAGCGCGTGGGCCTCTACGACCCGAGCGAGCAGCTGATCCTGGACGAGGCCGCCGTGCGCAACCTGGAGCTCGTGCGCACGCTGGGTGGCGAGCGGCAGGGCTCGCTGCTGCATCACCTCGACGCCACGAAGACCGCCATGGGTGCGCGGCTGCTGCGCCGCCGCTTGCTGGCGCCGCTCACCGACGTGGCGCGCATCCGCCGGCGGCAAGACAAGGTGGAGGCGCTGGTGGGCGACCCGCTGCTGCGCGGAACGTTGCGCGCGATGCTGGCCCAAGCGGGTGACCTCGAGCGTCTGGCCACGCGCGCCGCGATGGGCAGCGCCACGCCGCGTGACCTCGGGCAGGTGCGGGCCACGCTGCGTGCGGCCCACGACATCGCTGAGCTGCTGGGCGGTGCCGGTGGTGGGCTCATGGATGATCCGCTGCGCGATGCCATGCCGCGCGCGCTGCAGCCGGTGCTGCACGGCCTGCTGGCGGCCGACCTGGTGGACGACCCGCCCACCAGCGAGCGCGGCGGCGGCGTCATCCGCGAGGGCGTGGACGCGGAGCTGGACGAGCTGCGCGGCCTGTCCGAGTCGGGCAAGGACGTGGTCCTCGAGCTCGAGCGCAAGGAGCGCGAGGCGAGCGGTATCGGCTCGCTGAAGATCCGCTTCAACAAGGTGTTCGGCTACTTCTTCGAGATCACGCGCTCGAACTTGGCCAACGTGCCGCCGCACTTCATCCGCAAGCAGACCATCGCCAACGGTGAGCGCTTCGTGACCGAAGAGCTGGTGGTGTTGGAGGAGCGCATCCTCACGGCCGATGACCGTGCCAAGGCGCTCGAGGCCACGCACTTTGCGCGGCTGTGCGAGGCGGTGCGTGCGGCCGCCGATGGACTCCGCGCGCTAGCCCTCGAGCTGGCCGTGCTGGACGTCCACGCGGCCCTGGCCGAGGTGGCGCACCGCTACGACTACGTGCGCCCCACCGTGGACAACTCGAGCGGGCTCAGCTTGCTGGAGTCGCGCCACCCCATCGTGGAGCGCCTCGCAGCGGCGGGCGAGTTCGTGCCCAACGACGTCCAGCTCGACACGGATGGGCAGCGCCTGATGATCCTCACGGGGCCCAACATGGCGGGCAAGTCCACGGCCATGCGGCAAGTGGCGCTGGCCGTGATCCTGGCCCAAGCGGGCGGCTTCGTGCCTGCGAAGAGCGCGCACATCGGCGTGGTGGACCGCGTCTTCACGCGCGTGGGGGCCAGCGACAACCTCTCGCGCGGGCAGTCCACCTTCATGGTGGAGATGAACGAGACGGCCGCCATCCTGCGCGGCGCCACAGCGCGTTCGCTGGTCATCCTCGACGAGATCGGGCGCGGCACCAGCACCTATGACGGCCTCAGCATCGCCTGGGCGGTGGCCGAGCACCTGCACGACGCCATCGGTTGTCGCGCCATCTTCGCCACGCACTATCACGAGCTGTGCGAGCTGGCGGAGACCCGCCCGGGGGCCGTGAACTTCAACGTGGCGGCGCGTGAGCACGGGGAGACGGTGGTGTTCCTGCACAAGCTGGTGCCGGGCAGCGCCAACCGCAGCTACGGCATCGCGGTGGCTCGGCTGGCAGGCGTTCCGCCGATCGTGCTGGCGCGCGCCAAGGCGCTGCTGCAGGACCTCGAGCGCGGGGCGGCGCTGCCGTCTGGCGCCCACGCGCGCATGCGCCCGGTAGACGAGGCGGGCAAGGCTCAGCTGTCGCTGTTCGTGCCCGCCAGCGAGGCCGTGCGTGGCCCGTCCGAGGTGGAGCGCACGCTGGCCGAGCTGGACGTGGACCGCATGACGCCCGTGGACGCGTTGGTGGCCCTCTCGCGCCTGCGCGGCCTCCTCGCGCGGCAAGAGTAG
- the hisC gene encoding histidinol-phosphate transaminase, with product MSSLVPPHIQRLAPYVPGTPIDQIRREYGIEHPVKLASNESAIGASPRVAQVVTRLMAEVHRYPDPRAHDLRTAVAAHWGITPSELAFGNGSNELIDLISRVFAGGDDHVVFGDPSFLCYRIACVAGAVPFTDVPLLNGLAWDVPAMLAAVTPRTRILFLSNPNNPTGAYVGGEALRHLLTSLPHEVMPVLDEAYAEFVTAPDFVSGMALRDLHPRTIVLRTFSKAYGLAGLRVGYAVAQRDTIDWLERLRAPFNVNLLAQAAAIAALGDHEHLQKAIALNASERTRVVAALTAQGYEVAPSEANFVLVSVDAPSPVAYEWFLRRGVILRAFGPPLGHHLRVSLGSPAENDTMLEAFAAFRARDTEPPGTP from the coding sequence ATGTCCAGCCTCGTTCCACCGCACATTCAGCGCCTCGCGCCCTACGTCCCAGGGACGCCCATCGACCAGATTCGGCGCGAGTACGGCATCGAGCATCCCGTGAAGCTGGCCAGCAACGAGAGCGCCATCGGGGCCTCGCCGCGCGTGGCCCAGGTGGTCACGCGGCTCATGGCGGAGGTGCACCGCTACCCCGACCCACGCGCCCACGACCTGCGCACCGCCGTGGCGGCGCACTGGGGCATCACCCCCAGCGAGCTGGCCTTCGGCAACGGCAGCAACGAGCTCATCGACCTGATCAGCCGCGTGTTCGCGGGCGGTGACGACCACGTGGTGTTCGGGGACCCGTCGTTCCTCTGCTACCGCATCGCGTGCGTGGCGGGCGCGGTGCCCTTCACGGACGTGCCGCTGCTGAATGGTCTGGCTTGGGACGTGCCTGCCATGCTCGCGGCGGTCACCCCGCGCACGCGCATCTTGTTCCTGTCCAACCCCAACAACCCGACGGGAGCCTACGTGGGTGGGGAGGCGCTGCGTCATCTGCTCACGTCCCTCCCGCACGAGGTCATGCCCGTGCTGGACGAGGCCTACGCCGAGTTCGTGACGGCGCCCGACTTCGTCAGCGGCATGGCGCTTCGAGACCTGCACCCGCGCACCATCGTGCTGCGCACCTTCTCGAAGGCCTACGGCCTCGCCGGGCTGCGCGTGGGCTACGCCGTGGCTCAGCGCGACACCATCGACTGGCTCGAGCGCCTGCGCGCGCCGTTCAACGTGAACCTGCTGGCCCAGGCGGCCGCCATCGCGGCGCTGGGTGACCACGAGCACTTGCAGAAGGCCATCGCGCTCAACGCCAGCGAGCGCACGCGCGTGGTCGCCGCGCTCACGGCCCAGGGCTACGAGGTCGCCCCCAGCGAAGCCAACTTCGTGCTGGTCAGCGTCGACGCGCCCTCTCCCGTGGCCTACGAGTGGTTCCTGCGCCGGGGCGTCATCCTGCGCGCGTTCGGGCCGCCGCTCGGACACCACCTCCGCGTGAGCCTCGGCTCGCCGGCCGAGAACGACACCATGCTGGAAGCCTTCGCCGCGTTCCGCGCGCGCGACACCGAGCCCCCAGGGACCCCATGA
- the aroA gene encoding 3-phosphoshikimate 1-carboxyvinyltransferase — protein MKRYRVQKSGPLRGSVAIPGDKSIGHRAIIFGALSRGECHVTGLSGGLDNVATADCFRAMGVDIQLGDRSARIRGVGLRGLQMPKQVLDCGNSGTSMRLLAGLLAAQRFGSRMVGDHSLMRRPMGRVIEPLRARGAHIAGTSGAKPNALYPPISIAPLVEGESLSGIEYDMPIASAQVKSCMLLAGLYASGPTIIREPVLSRDHTERMMIALGVPLETVGSMCKLDPNDPSWSGGWDPFTWEVPGDPSSATFMLAAAQMVPGSRVCTTGVGVNPTRTGFFDALRFMGVAPDIESQGDGAGGEPVANLTASFAQARGTTVGGELLVRMIDEVPALAVLAATVKGRTEIRDAEELRVKESDRIAVMAKALRDFGCPCEELPDGMIIDGGGPLHAARVESQGDHRIAMSAALLGLCAEGETIVDDVECVETSFPGFPELLRSLGARIEVEVVS, from the coding sequence ATGAAGCGCTACAGAGTTCAGAAGAGCGGCCCCCTGCGCGGCTCGGTCGCCATCCCCGGCGACAAGTCCATTGGCCACCGCGCCATCATCTTCGGCGCGCTCTCGCGCGGCGAATGCCACGTCACGGGCCTCTCCGGCGGGCTCGACAACGTGGCCACGGCCGATTGCTTCCGCGCCATGGGCGTGGACATCCAGCTCGGCGACCGCTCGGCGCGCATTCGCGGCGTGGGCCTGCGCGGCCTGCAGATGCCCAAGCAGGTGCTGGACTGCGGCAACTCCGGCACCAGCATGCGCCTGCTGGCGGGGCTCTTGGCGGCCCAGCGCTTCGGCTCGCGCATGGTGGGTGACCACTCGCTCATGCGGCGCCCCATGGGGCGCGTCATCGAGCCGCTGCGCGCGCGCGGGGCCCACATCGCGGGCACGTCCGGCGCAAAGCCCAACGCGCTGTATCCGCCCATCTCCATCGCGCCCCTGGTGGAGGGCGAGTCGCTCAGCGGCATCGAGTACGACATGCCCATCGCCAGCGCGCAGGTGAAGAGCTGCATGCTGCTGGCTGGCCTCTACGCCAGCGGCCCCACCATCATCCGAGAGCCCGTGCTCAGCCGCGACCACACCGAGCGCATGATGATCGCCCTCGGGGTTCCGCTCGAGACTGTGGGCTCCATGTGCAAGCTGGACCCCAACGACCCCAGCTGGTCGGGCGGCTGGGACCCGTTCACCTGGGAGGTGCCGGGCGATCCGTCGAGCGCCACCTTCATGCTGGCCGCGGCGCAGATGGTGCCGGGCAGCCGCGTGTGCACCACCGGCGTGGGCGTGAACCCCACGCGCACGGGCTTCTTCGACGCGCTGCGCTTCATGGGCGTGGCCCCCGACATCGAGTCCCAGGGCGACGGCGCAGGTGGCGAGCCCGTGGCCAACCTCACGGCGTCGTTCGCGCAGGCGCGCGGCACCACCGTGGGCGGCGAGCTGCTGGTGCGCATGATCGACGAGGTGCCCGCGCTGGCGGTGCTGGCCGCCACCGTGAAGGGCCGCACCGAGATCCGCGACGCCGAGGAGCTGCGCGTGAAGGAGAGCGACCGCATCGCGGTCATGGCCAAGGCCCTGCGCGACTTCGGCTGCCCGTGTGAAGAGCTGCCCGACGGCATGATCATCGACGGGGGCGGTCCGCTGCACGCGGCGCGTGTGGAGAGCCAGGGCGACCACCGCATCGCCATGAGCGCGGCGCTGCTGGGCTTGTGTGCCGAGGGCGAGACCATCGTGGACGACGTGGAGTGCGTGGAGACCAGCTTCCCCGGTTTCCCCGAGCTGCTGCGCTCCCTGGGCGCACGCATCGAGGTGGAGGTGGTCTCGTGA
- a CDS encoding (d)CMP kinase, translated as MSAGRARPVVAIDGPAGVGKSTTARKLAAELGFVLVDTGALYRGVALAAQDAGIAWTDAEALGKLASELDLTFVLSASGEPRLHIAGVDRADEIRTTDIAAGASKVATHPPVRDALLGLQRRLGAEGGVVLEGRDIGTVVFPDAEVKVFLTAAATERAKRRVLDLAERGQVASESDILQQIEARDAQDSGREVAPLRPAADAVHLDSTHKSMDAVIAEIAALARAAGA; from the coding sequence GTGAGCGCCGGTCGCGCGCGGCCCGTGGTGGCCATCGACGGTCCGGCGGGTGTGGGCAAGAGCACCACGGCACGCAAGCTGGCGGCGGAGCTGGGCTTCGTGCTGGTGGACACCGGCGCGCTCTACCGCGGCGTGGCGCTCGCGGCGCAGGACGCGGGCATCGCGTGGACCGACGCCGAGGCGCTCGGCAAGCTGGCCAGCGAGCTGGACCTCACCTTCGTGCTGAGCGCCAGTGGCGAGCCGCGCCTGCACATCGCCGGCGTGGACCGCGCCGACGAGATTCGCACCACCGACATCGCGGCCGGTGCCAGCAAGGTGGCCACTCATCCGCCCGTGCGTGACGCGCTGCTGGGGCTGCAGCGGCGTCTCGGCGCCGAGGGTGGGGTGGTGCTCGAGGGCCGCGACATCGGCACCGTGGTGTTCCCCGACGCCGAAGTGAAGGTGTTCCTCACGGCGGCCGCCACGGAGCGCGCCAAGCGCCGCGTGCTGGACCTGGCCGAGCGTGGGCAGGTGGCCAGCGAGTCCGACATCCTGCAGCAGATCGAGGCCCGTGACGCGCAGGACAGCGGCCGCGAGGTGGCGCCGCTTCGTCCAGCCGCTGATGCCGTGCACCTCGACAGCACGCACAAGAGCATGGACGCGGTCATCGCCGAGATCGCGGCACTGGCGCGGGCTGCCGGGGCTTGA